In Vibrio echinoideorum, the sequence CAAATAAATCCGCTTAATGAAACAGCAGAACTCAACAAGAAAAATACAATGGCGGTCGCTCTCTGCTCTTTGGCTTCAATAGTGAGATTCATTAAATACGTCACTAATGGAGGCCCGCCAGAAGAGGCTGCGGTCATACTGAAACCGGATATAGCTCCTGCCCAAAATGCGTGCCGCTGGTGTAACCATGTCAGGCGAAAATCCAAAATAATCAGTGCACCAGCGACCAAAGACATCATCGCGATAAAGGCCTTCAAGCCTGATTCCGATATCGTGCTAATGAAATACAGCGAGAAAGGCACCGCAACCAACATGCCAATACACAGCGGCGCAATAAGCCGGATATTGATGGTGGTTTTACTTCGCTTGAGTAGAGGAAAGGTACTTAAAAAGTCCAATAGGATAGCGATGATTACTGCTTGCAATGATGGAACGATAAAGCTGAGGGAGAGCGCTGCGATAATCGCAAACCCAAACCCTGAATAGCCTCGAACTACTCCTGCAAACAGAATCAATGTCATCGCTAATCCCACTTCCACTCTTGCTCACCTCTTTGCTTTTGATATTGCTGCTGCGTTAATTAGCGTTCGATGAGACTTGTCTCGTCTGCCTTTTAATCTATTAACACCTAAGAATTTTGAATAGAGCCAGATCGACGATTGGATTGGGTCAGGCTGTTGATTGGATCGGGGATGAGGTTTGAGCTGATTCACTGGCCCAAGATTTTGTTGAAACTGACACTATGAGTTGGGCTCTGTTTGGGACGAAGATTATTCCATCCGATAGCGCAGCCTTTTCAATCTCGTATTTCGCGCTTTGATAGACGAGAAAGACTGAAGCGAGAGGGTTGTGAATCTAGTTTTGTTTATGGAGACGATGAAATGGAAGTATCAACAGAACAGCTTGTAAACCAAGATATTATCGACCTCGACAAGAGCGTATTTCATTCTTGGTCGATTCAAGAAGCGGCAGAACCTATCGCTATCGCTGGTGGGCAAGGATGCAAAATGTGGGACTACGAAGGTAAGGAATACCTTGATTTTAGTAGCCAATTGGTTAACACCAACATTGGTCATCAGCATCCACAAGTGATTAAAGCCATTAAAGATCAGGCTGATTCATTGGTGACCGTTGCCCCTGCGACAGCAAACCTCACTCGTGGTTTGGCCGCTAAACGTATTTTGTCTAAAGCACCAAGCAAGTTTAAGAAGGTGTTCTTTACCAACGCAGGCGCAGATGCCAACGAAAATGCAATTCGTATGGCAAGACAGTTCACAGGACGCGATAAGGTGCTTTCTGCTTATCGCTCTTACCACGGAAATACCGGTACAGCGATTGCGGCGACGGGCGATTTTCGCCGTATTCCAAACGAGTATAGCCGTGGGCACGTTCACTTCTTCAATCCATTTCTCTATCGAAGCGAATTCAACGCGGCGACTGAGGCAGAAGAGAGTGAGCGTGCCCTACAGCATTTAGAGCGAGTGATTGAATGCGAAGGGCCAACAGCGATTGCGGCGATTATTCTAGAGACGATTCCGGGAACGGCGGGTTTCCTAATTCCACCGAAAGGCTACCTTATTGGCGTGCGTGAGCTTGCAACTAAATACGGTATTCAATTGATCTTTGATGAAGTCATGGTCGGTTTTGGTCGAACGGGTAAGTGGTTTGCGTTTGAGCACTTTAATGTCGTGCCGGATCTTATTACTTTCGCTAAAGGGGTTAACTCTGG encodes:
- a CDS encoding sulfite exporter TauE/SafE family protein, with product MTLILFAGVVRGYSGFGFAIIAALSLSFIVPSLQAVIIAILLDFLSTFPLLKRSKTTINIRLIAPLCIGMLVAVPFSLYFISTISESGLKAFIAMMSLVAGALIILDFRLTWLHQRHAFWAGAISGFSMTAASSGGPPLVTYLMNLTIEAKEQRATAIVFFLLSSAVSLSGFIWIGAFDQDTFTTGLWLLPAAVIGNLLGQKLYTSIPHLPAKTTTAPILIGMALLMLISN
- a CDS encoding aspartate aminotransferase family protein, which codes for MEVSTEQLVNQDIIDLDKSVFHSWSIQEAAEPIAIAGGQGCKMWDYEGKEYLDFSSQLVNTNIGHQHPQVIKAIKDQADSLVTVAPATANLTRGLAAKRILSKAPSKFKKVFFTNAGADANENAIRMARQFTGRDKVLSAYRSYHGNTGTAIAATGDFRRIPNEYSRGHVHFFNPFLYRSEFNAATEAEESERALQHLERVIECEGPTAIAAIILETIPGTAGFLIPPKGYLIGVRELATKYGIQLIFDEVMVGFGRTGKWFAFEHFNVVPDLITFAKGVNSGYVPAGGVVVSEPIVEYFKSNFFMGGLTYSGHPLAMASIVATLDVMDQEGIVTHADNIGNSVLGPLLLSLQELHPMIGDVRGKGMFWAVELVEDRESKTPLSNEKMGQLKAELTKRGLLTFIVNNRIHVTPPLVIQPSEIKKGVKIIDDVLCELAS